The Reichenbachiella carrageenanivorans region AGACCTTGGCACCTTACAAGCAAAATCCAATACCCTAGAAAAGGATATTTCAAAAATGTCTGCGGTATTTGCAGGGGAGTTTGACAAACAGAAAATCGATTGGAAAACAGTGCAAAAGCAACTCGGAACCGATGAGGCCGCCATAGAAATCTTGCGCATTAAGAAAAACACCAAAAATGACTCGGTGTACTATGCAGCGCTTGTGATCAAAGGCACGCCCGACTCCTATCCCGCACTCGTAGTAATCACAGACGGTTTGATCATGGACACCAAATCTTTCAAATTTTATAAAAACATGATCGTCTATAAAATGGAAGACCCTAAGTCGTATGACCAATACTGGCAAGCCATCGACGCCCAATTGGGCGACATCCGCACGGTGTACCTCTCCTCCGATGGCGTATACAACAAGGTGAATGTCAATACCCTGTATGACACCAAAAGCAAGACGTATGTGATAGATAAATATGCCATCAATCTACTCAGCAATACCAAGGAACTCACCCAATCGAAACCTGCCAGTCAAGCGTTAAAACAAAATACCGCAGCGGTATTTGGATTCCCCGATTATGAACTAGGCGAGAGCGATCTGACCGCTAGTGCAGCGGCTACCGAAAGAGGCTTTGAATCTGGTATCTCTGCCCTCCCAGGTACGCTAGAAGAAATCAACAATATCGTACATACCCTAGATCAGAATTTTTGGAAATATGATAAATATGAGGCTGCTGAGGCCAATGAAGTGAATGTAAAGAAGATCAGCAACCCCAAGCTGCTTCACATCGCCACGCATGGCTTCTTTATGACAGATATGCAAATCAAACCCGATGCCAATGAAGGTATACAAGCCCAAGAAGCTAGATACAATCCCCTCTTGAGATCAGGGCTACTCCTCGCAGGTGCATCAAAAACACTACATGGAGAAACACTACCCTACGACGAGGACGGCATTCTCACAGCCTATGAAGCTATGAATTTGCAACTAGACGAAACCGAACTAGTCGTGATGTCGGCCTGTGAAACGGGACTAGGCGAGGTGAAAAACGGAGAAGGGGTCTATGGACTTCAACGCTCATTTATCGTGGCTGGCGCCGACAACCTCATCATGAGTCTCTGGAAAGTAAACGACGAAACCACACAGCGCCTCATGTCTCAATTTTACGAAAACTGGCTCAGTGGCCAATCCAAAAAAGAAGCTTTTAGAAACTCTATTCTGAAATTGAAAAAAGATTATACGCAACCTTACTACTGGGGTGCATTTGTGATACTAGGTAATTGATATAAAAAATGAAATTTAATCCTTCACTCCTTGGTGTGATCGTACTGTGCACGATACTACATCAGTCTGGAGTAGCACAAGACCAGTCCGCCACGGTAGCCTTCGACTCCATGGCTTACTATAAAAACACCAGTCATAAGGTAGGAAATATCAATACTGACTCAACCGAATATGCACCATCCATCTCCGCAGATGGCAAAGTGATGATTTTCGAATCCAATAAAACAGGTGCCTACAAACTATACGAAAGTATGCGCGATAACCAGCGGCACTGGGGCGCGCCTATCTCCATCGACAGCATCAACAACTACGGATCTGAGAATGACCTGATCGGCGGGCCTAGTGTGAGTTTTGATGGCAATATGCTCTACTTTTTTAGCTCCTTTTCTGGCGGCATGGGTGCCGACGACATCTACTACGCCACTAGGGAAAGTCATGGCTGGTCTAGCCCTACCAATATAGGCGCGCCTATCAACACCAGTGGGTTCGAAGGGTTTCCTTCAATATCTTCTAATGGCAAGACCCTCTATTTTGTGCGGGTAAATGAGGCTGGCCCTACCGACGAAGAACTCCGTGAGCAAACGCAAGGACAGACCTGCTACTCGATTTACAAATCTGATAAAGACGCCGATGGCAATTGGTCGACCCCTACCATGCTGCCCTATCCGATCAATCAGGACTGTGAAAAAGCGCCCAGAATCATGGCCGATAACCGTACGCTCATTTTTTCATCTAATCGATTAGGAGGCCTTGGGAAGTATGACTTATACCAATCCTACTTGGATGATGCTGGAGACTGGACTACACCCGTACCACTGCAGTATGTAAACTCGGAGCACAACGACCAATTTCCATGTATTGCTGCCCAAGGAGACAAGATGTATTACATCAACTCGAAAGACATCTATCAAGTAGACATTCCACCCAAGTATCAGCAGTTTAGAAACAATGTGATCCAAGGCTATGTGAAAGATGGGAATTCAGAAGAGGGCATCGCTACAGACATCATCGTGCGTGATGCATTTACTTCTGAAGAACTCATGATCCTTTCCAGCAATCCCAACGATGGAAAATTCAGCTTGGTACTGGCAGTAGGAGGTAGCTACAATGTAGAATTTAGGAAAGAAGGCTACACGACCTACTCGGCGCATTACAACCTGACAGAGGTGGACGAATACCGAGAAATAGAATATGATGTGAAGCTGTACCAATCCGCCAAACTACAGCTCAACATCTACGACATTGAGATATTCGAACCTATCGAAGCCTCGATAAAAGTGAAGATAGAAGGCGAACGGAGTATCATGCTCGAAGTAGAAAGCGACCCATCCACAGGGCAGATCGAAATGGACTTGCCTCTGGGCAATGCCTACGAGGTGATCATTGATAAGAAAAATTTTCAAAGCGAATATTTTGTCTTCGATATTTCTGGATTGATGATTTATCCAAAATTTGAAAAGGACATCGAACTGATCCCCAAAAAGAAACAAATTACAATCAACGTTGCCGACCTCAACAATAACGCCAAGGTTCGCTCACGCGTCCGCATCCGCAATCGAAATAGAGACGAGACCATCATCGTAGAAGGCAACGAATCCGTAGGCCTCAGAGTAGGCGACCGCTACGAAATAGAAGCTACTAGTGATCAAGGCTACGCCTTCAACACTACCGTACTCGACATCTCCGACGACACAGAGACTGTAGAGGCACAAGCACCTGTAATAGAAATGAAACTCCAGCCGCTCTTGGTCGGCACTAATTTGACTCTCAAAGAGATTTTGTTTGAATCCAACTCTAATCTACTCACCGAAAACTCCTTTATAGAACTCAACCGAGTAGTAGGACTGATGAAGGACAATCCCACGCTTAAGGTAGAAGTTTCAGCCCACACAGACAATGTTGGCTCGGATGCCTACAACCTGATGCTATCCAAGCGCAGAGCAGAAGAAGTAGGCCTATTTCTGATAGAAAATGATATCCCAAAAGACCGAATGAAGCACGTAGGCTACGGCGAAAGCACGCCCCTAGTGGACAATGACACCGAAGAAGGTCGAGCCAAAAACCGAAGAGTAGTACTCAAAATATTAGCGATCTAATCCATGAAAAAAATACTAATCATATCATCTTTCCTTTCTTTTTGTGCCCTGTTTCTTGTTGAACCAATCAATGCTCAAAAGAAATTGAAATATGAAGACGTGCTGCCCTCCATTCTCAATGGATCTACTGGCAACGGTGTATCTGACCTCAAACTGTTGATAGAAGAGGAGCCTGAAAACCCCAGTATGTACCTTCAGCTGGCTCTACTATATAATAAAAGGTTCGAAGACAGTGATCCTATCACTGGGTATAAAAAAGCCATGGCCAACATTGCACTGGCTAACACCGCCTTGGACAACTGTGAAAAATTTCTCACAGAAAAAGAAGTGAAAAAAAACAAAGAAGAGTATGTGAACTTTGCCATCTACGATGACAAAATGAAATACACCGTATCGATAGATACTATATATACCAAAATTATAAATATACGAACCGAAATGGCGGCATTCGAAAACCATATGCCAGCCATCTATGAAAGCTTTACCAAAAGCTACTCTCATTACGATAAGGCTAACAAAATATTTACTCAACTGATCGGAGATCATGCCACACTCAAGGATCTCTACTTGCTCTATGACGAAAACATGGAGAAAGACTTTATTGATATTAAAGAAAATTACAACCAGTTCTTATCCGCATTTCAAGCCTATCAAGACAGTATAGCGATATACGACATCGGCTATTATCAGCAGTTGGAAATAGACACCATCAACATCTACAAACTCGATGGACTTGCCGTAGAAATTAATTTTCTGGAACATGAAAAGATACCGATCTGGAACTATGCCAAATGGACCGATGAGGTACGGGCTTATATTCAATCACGTATCAGTACTTTACGCCAAATGATGGCCACTAACGAAAAAGCTGCAAATACAAAAATCAAACAAGTAACCACTGACTTCAATAATGGCATAAAAGAACCCTTATCGATAAACAAAGAGTTTCTGTTTACACTTAGAAAATTTGATCTCAACTCCGTGGTAGAACCTTTGTTTTTATACAAAGAGAAAAAATATACGCTTTTGCACAACGAATTGGCAACAGCCCAAATGGAAACATCCACAGACATTGCCCCAGACAGAAAAATATTCAACTACGGCTTGATGCTCAATGCATTTACCAAGTCTGATACTCTCTTGCAGGAAGTGGAGACCCGAAACACAGAAGAGTCTTTTCAAAAGTATAAGCCCTTTCTTACGACCTATTACAAAGGACAATCTGGTATCACCACCCTAGTTTCCACAGCGCGCAAAGAAAACCGTACTCATTTTGATACATACGTCGAAAAAATACAGCACCTCTCTAGGCATCTACTAAACGGTGACTCGACACTAACTACGGTAAAGTATCGTGGTATTGTCATACCAGACTATGTCACTCGTATCACACTCGACTCCATCCACTCTAGCAACAAAATTACTACTCACAAAGTAGTCAATATCGACGGGTCTGCTTACTTGGGCGGAGTATTTCTACACCCTAAGACCAATCTGATTACAACCTTTGCTTGTAGAAAAGAAGCCAATAGTACCATAAGCTGGTACAAGGAACTTAGCATGCAGGTATCTGGAGAAAATGCACATACCCTTCTTACCGCCATGACCAACGGACAAGGCGGCTGTAGCTTGTTGCTCAATGCACACAATCCCATCACCCGAGCACAAATCAACACCCTCTATACCTATAGCGACAATGGCGCTGAACAGCAAGTCAAAAATTTAACGATTAGTGAATTTCCTAGATTCATGGTGTTTGAAGAGCAAACTAACACATTCTTGATTGGATTCAACGGCATAGGACTAGAGGCCAACCGCACAGAAGCAAGCAAAGTGATTTTGGCCAATTACAACGTGGTAGGTGATCTCAAATGGCAATATGCTTTCGAACTAATGGGTGATCTCTCTGGGCTGGTCACATTAGAAGACGGCTACCTACTCTCTGGCAACTATAGTCGAATCAAAGATGAATCAGGCAAGTTTGTCCGAATAGACAATGGTTATGCTGCCTATCTAATGAAGGTGAACAACAGTGGGCAGCTCAGCAAGCAAGTCTTACTACCAAACAGCCTACCCTACATCACCACACATTTGTACAAAGCTGGTGATCACTGCATCAACCTGTTCGGTAGCAAAGATTTGAGTCAACACCAATTTGAAAGCAATTCATCTAATCTTGTACATTTCATCGTAAACCGCCAACTAGATACGGTAAGCAGCTCCATAGATTAGTCCCCTACGATCTAAGATTGGGTAGCTCAATCATCGAGTAACGTCAAGGAATCCGATACATAAAAAAAGAGGCCGTAAATGCGGCCTCTTTTCAATTTAAGCTTTTTGTTTTCTACTAGAAGTAGAAATTAGCAGATACTATACCATTCATGTTTCCGATACCTGCATTGAGGTCATATCCATTAATCGTAGTAGTCGTGTATTCTTTCACGCTACCGGACTGTCCATCCCAAGCTTCCTCGGTGACATAGCTCGTACCAGTGCTTGTATAAGAAACACCCCATGTAAACATCCCTCCAAGAGATATTTTAGGGAATACAAATACTTCTACACCAATAAAGGCTTGAGCGCCAACACCAAAGTTAGAAGTGCCCTTTGTATCAGTGATTCGGTATCCTTCTGATGGAGAAGTTCCTCCTACACCAACTTGTGGAGCATTAAACGTAGGCGACTGATTCGTCTCCGTAATGGCATTTCCATACTCGTACGTGTACTTGGTATTTGAAGCAAAAGAAAAGAATACATCAGCTCCATATACGCCTTGTACACGACCTGTTCCTTTTCGTTTTTCTGCACCCACCAAAAGCGTCACACCAGCTCGGCTATAAGTACGCGTATCTTGCACATACGAATCTGGAGAAGAACCATTATCATCATTCGTTTGATAATAAGCTTTACCATTTGCAAAGTTCAAATTCACACCAGCTCTGTAAGCGAAAGTACCAGAAGTAAAATACTTACCTTGGATCACGGTCTGTGTAGCTGGAGAACCTTTGTATTCCCACCAGTCGCTGTTATTATTAGTCCCTGTAGTGAAAATATTTCCCAAATAGTCCAATGCAGTAGACGCACTAATGCCAATACTCCAATCACCCGCTTGTGGCAATACCTCAACACCTCTTTTGTTCTTAAACGAAGGAGCATCTGCTGTGCCTGTTGCCATCGTTGTTGTCTCGTTGGTTTCTTCCTGTGCATAAGCACATAACGGAAGCACCATCGCTATAAATAATAATTTCTTCAGCATAGTACTAAATTAAAATTCGCTTACAAAAGTGTACTCATAAGATACGTAGGTAGTTTCTCCTTCAAAAGTGTCTACTGTTTCTTCATCCTTTTCGTAGTATCCTGTCTTCGTCTCTAAGCCAGTACCTCCATCAGATACTTGGTATTCTGTTAGAAAATCTTGAGGTTTAATCGTATAAGTAGCTGTTTTTGCAATAGCTGGTACTTCTGCAGTGAAACGTCCTTGATCATTAGTAGTCACTTCTACTGTTTTAGTTACGTCCACGCCATTTGGATTGCCATAAGACACGTCTTCTGAACTATAAGTAATGGTCACTTTTGCTCCACTTGCTGGTACTACATCAGTCCCTGTTTGGTCTTTATTAAATGTTAATTTGCCCTCGATAGTAGCTGTACCTACCACTGTTTCAAAAACACTGTCCTCTGGTGTACTACATCCTGTAGCCAATAGAGATACACATAAAAAAATGTACGATAGTTTCTTCATTATTAATTTAGTTATCGGTTATATTAAAATTGCAACAAATCTATATAAATTTAGATTTAGCGAAGACTACTCAGAAAAAAATCACACACTATTTTTGAATATTGTTTATTCTACACAACGGTATTTGAAGTGAATATGCTGCTTAAAAGTAAAAAAAGGCTATAAACAAGCCTATTTTTTAAAATTTAAGGACGCTGAAAAGACCGTGATTAGAAATTGTTTTCCAGAACACTATTATTTCCGATAAATATCTTTTAATTAGATAAAAAACTCATATAATTTCAAAATATTATTTGGAATAGCGAAAAGAGATGCTCGTAGACATGAATAAAATTTGGCCAGGCGGATTGAGCCTCCTGGCCAAATATATTTCAATTATCGTACGATTTCGAAGCTATGCGTAAGTGTAATATCTGGATGGAGAGACGAAGCTACGCTGCAGTAGTTGTTGACAGCAAGATCTATTACTTTTTCTGCTTCTTTCTCCGTCAGATCAGGAGAAGTAATGATGTATTTGATGTGGATTTTAGTAAACTTCTTAGGGAACGTTTCGGCACGTTCGGCTGTTGTTTCAGATTTTAAATCCACGAAGGTTTTACGCTTCTTTTTGATCATAGACACAATGTCTACCGCCGCGCAACCTGCTACCGCCGACAAGACCAAATCCATAGGAGACTGATCTTTTTTCTCTGCTTGTGGATACATATCCATGGACACCGTATTGCCTGCTTGATTCGTAGCTTCAAACTCGTTGTCCGCTTTATAGTGTAATGTAGATGTCATGCTCATTATTATCAGTTTAGTTACTGTCAAACAAATGTGTCAACACTGATTTGGTCTGCTCTGGTTCCAATCTTGGCCCAAACTGCGAAACTACTTTTGAAGACGCCAAGCTAGCGATCTTGCCTGCTTCAGCATACGAATGACCATTGGTGATGCCAAACATAAAAGCTCCCGCATACATGTCTCCGGCACCATTGGTATCTATAGCATCTACCTGATATGGTTCTATGTCTATAAAAGTGTCTCCATCAAAAATCATCGCACCATTTTTGCCAAGCGTAATCACAAACCGATCAGCTATTTTTTTCAATTCTTCTCTGGCTTCTTTCAAATTGTCTTTTTCAGTATAAAGCATGGCTTCCTCTTCGTTGCAAAACAAAAGATCTACTCCATTGCCTACTACTTCCGCCATTTCATTTCTAAAAAACTTGACCATACTAGGGTCAGAAAATGAAAGGGCCACTTTTACGCCATTGGCTCTAGCCACTTCCATGCCCTTGAGCATGGCCGCTCTCCCAGATGGAGAAGGCACCAAATAGCCCTCAGAATAAATGTATTTCGACGCCTTGATTGCTTCTTCGTCAATTTCGGCTACAGAAAAGTCAGACGTAATCCCCAAAAAGGTATTCATCGTACGTTCGGCATCAGCAGTCACCATCACCAGACATTTGCCCGTGATTCCTTCGGGTGCGGTGGCTGGCGTCAGCTTGGTGTCCACTTGGTTTGCAGCCAAATCCTTCAAATAGAACTGACCAAATTCGTCATTAGACACCTTACAAGAGTAGTAGCATTTGGCTCCCAGTTGGCTCGCCGCTACCACGGTATTGGCCGCAGAGCCTCCGCCTTTCATCATATTTTCGTCGATATCTATAGCACTGATCAACTCTTTTTGGCGATCCTCTTCTACCAAAGTCATCAACCCTTTTTCTACCTGATAATCAGATAAAAACTTATCATCGACCTCAAAGACCAAATCTACCAAGGCATTGCCTATGCCATACACATCGTACTTCTTCATATTTTACTTATTTTTTTAATTACAAGTCGGTTTTGCTTGGCGCAAAGAGAATGAATTTTAGTCTATTGAGACTTATAGTTGTGTCAAAAATCCAACATCATGCGAGGTACTCATACAGCATAGTTTGAAAAGCGTGAAGCCAGAAGACAAAAGTCAGTAGAATTCTGACTCCTGACTTCCGACTCCGAATTAATTGCACAGGAACTTAAAATACTTTTTTTTTGCGCTCTGCCTTCATTATCAGGCAATTATTGAATCAAAAATCAGAGAAACGTGAGCACGGAAAGACAAACCAAAGTATTAGAGGTTTTAAAATCAGCAGAAGTAGGCAACAGCCTGCTCGTGAAAGGATGGGTAAGAACCAAACGACAAAACAAAAATGTAGCGTTCATAGCGCTCAATGACGGTTCGACGATCAATAATTTGCAATTGGTAGCAGACCCAAGTCTCATTACAGAAGACGTATTGAAGAAGGTAACCACGGGTGCTTGTGTAGCTGCCCAAGGCGAAATCGTAGCCTCTCAAGGCTCTGGTCAATCTGTAGAGATGCACGTAAAATCACTCGAAGTACTGGGAGAAGCCGACCCTGAAAAATATCCACTACAACCTAAAAAGCATTCTTTAGAATTTCTCAGAGAGATCGCCTACTTACGTCCACGTACCAACACGTTTGGAGCAGTGTACCGTATTCGCCATGCCATGATTTTTGCCGTGCACAAATTCTTCAACGAGAAAGGATTTTTGAACATCCATACACCTGTCATCACGGCATCGGATGCGGAGGGAGCTGGTGAGACATTCAGAGTGACTACGCTCGACATGGACAACCTGCCCAAAACCGAAGATGGTGCAATCGACTACAAAGAAGACTTTTTCGGCAAAGAAACTAACCTGACCGTATCTGGTCAGCTAGAAGGCGAATTGGCAGCCATGGCACTAGGACAGATCTATACCTTCGGCCCCACGTTTAGAGCCGAAAACTCAAATACCACTCGCCACTTGGCGGAGTTTTGGATGATCGAACCAGAGATGGCTTTTTTCGATGCCGACGACAATGCGGATCTAGCCGAGGAAATGCTCCAATACTTGGTGCAATATGCGCTAGATAACTGTGGCGATGACCTACAGTTTTTGCACGACCGTGAGGTAGAAGAAAACAAAAACAAGAAAGAAACTGAACGCCCAGAGCTGTACTTGCTCGATAGATTGAAATTTGTGGTGGACAACAAGTTTGAGCGCGTCACATATACCGAGGCGATCGACATCTTACGAAACTCGAAGCCAAACAAAAAAAAGAAATTCAAATACTTGATCGACGCTTGGGGCGCAGATTTGCAATCAGAGCACGAGAGATATTTGGTAGAGAAGCATTTCAAAAAACCAGTCATCCTATCGGACTACCCGAAAGACATCAAGGCTTTCTATATGCGGCAAAACGATGACGGAAAAACCGTAGCAGCCATGGACATCCTATTCCCAGGCATAGGCGAAATCATTGGTGGCTCGCAGCGTGAAGAAAGACTAGACAAACTAGAGCAGCGCATGGACGAGATGGGCGTGCCTAAAGACGAACTATGGTGGTACCTAGATACCCGCAAATTTGGCTCGGCGCCTCATAGTGGCTATGGATTGGGCTTCGAAAGAATGATCCTCTTTGTGACGGGCATGACCAACATCAGAGACGTGATCCCTTTCCCTAGAACTCCTGGTAACGCAGAGTTTTAAACTGCTCAAAAACAATTCTTGGCTGCTCCTAACAACAAGCAGCCAAGATTCTTAGTAACTTTAGAAGACATTAAACCCAAAAATCATGTCATTTCTATTCAACGATTTCAAAGGCTGGAAAGCACTTTGTGAAAAAGAGGGCGCACTCCTGTACGAGCCAGTCCTCAACTATGAGATCGAGCAAAAAGGCGCTACTGCAGCAGCCATTTGGTCAGGATTGGCCAGTGCTTATCAAGTCATGAAAGAAGCCGTGGAAACCGGCCTAACTGAAGACATGATTTCACACTCAGGCATGATCAAAAACGGCGCAAAGAAAGTAGCAAAGAACAAAACAGTTGTCTTATCCAGAGAATTTCAAACACTCATTGCTAGTGCCTTGGCAGCCAAAGAAGTCAACTCCTGCATGGGACGTGTAGTGGCAGCACCTACGGCAGGTGCCTCAGGTATTTTACCAGGCGTCCTCACCACTATGCAGTCGATTCATCAAGTAGACGACAAGAAAATCCACGAAGCCTTACTTATCAGTGCTGGCATAGCACTCATCCTAGAGCAAAAAGCCTCATTGGCAGGCGCAGTGGGG contains the following coding sequences:
- a CDS encoding OmpA family protein translates to MKFNPSLLGVIVLCTILHQSGVAQDQSATVAFDSMAYYKNTSHKVGNINTDSTEYAPSISADGKVMIFESNKTGAYKLYESMRDNQRHWGAPISIDSINNYGSENDLIGGPSVSFDGNMLYFFSSFSGGMGADDIYYATRESHGWSSPTNIGAPINTSGFEGFPSISSNGKTLYFVRVNEAGPTDEELREQTQGQTCYSIYKSDKDADGNWSTPTMLPYPINQDCEKAPRIMADNRTLIFSSNRLGGLGKYDLYQSYLDDAGDWTTPVPLQYVNSEHNDQFPCIAAQGDKMYYINSKDIYQVDIPPKYQQFRNNVIQGYVKDGNSEEGIATDIIVRDAFTSEELMILSSNPNDGKFSLVLAVGGSYNVEFRKEGYTTYSAHYNLTEVDEYREIEYDVKLYQSAKLQLNIYDIEIFEPIEASIKVKIEGERSIMLEVESDPSTGQIEMDLPLGNAYEVIIDKKNFQSEYFVFDISGLMIYPKFEKDIELIPKKKQITINVADLNNNAKVRSRVRIRNRNRDETIIVEGNESVGLRVGDRYEIEATSDQGYAFNTTVLDISDDTETVEAQAPVIEMKLQPLLVGTNLTLKEILFESNSNLLTENSFIELNRVVGLMKDNPTLKVEVSAHTDNVGSDAYNLMLSKRRAEEVGLFLIENDIPKDRMKHVGYGESTPLVDNDTEEGRAKNRRVVLKILAI
- a CDS encoding OsmC family protein, with the protein product MSMTSTLHYKADNEFEATNQAGNTVSMDMYPQAEKKDQSPMDLVLSAVAGCAAVDIVSMIKKKRKTFVDLKSETTAERAETFPKKFTKIHIKYIITSPDLTEKEAEKVIDLAVNNYCSVASSLHPDITLTHSFEIVR
- a CDS encoding adenosine kinase, encoding MKKYDVYGIGNALVDLVFEVDDKFLSDYQVEKGLMTLVEEDRQKELISAIDIDENMMKGGGSAANTVVAASQLGAKCYYSCKVSNDEFGQFYLKDLAANQVDTKLTPATAPEGITGKCLVMVTADAERTMNTFLGITSDFSVAEIDEEAIKASKYIYSEGYLVPSPSGRAAMLKGMEVARANGVKVALSFSDPSMVKFFRNEMAEVVGNGVDLLFCNEEEAMLYTEKDNLKEAREELKKIADRFVITLGKNGAMIFDGDTFIDIEPYQVDAIDTNGAGDMYAGAFMFGITNGHSYAEAGKIASLASSKVVSQFGPRLEPEQTKSVLTHLFDSN
- the asnS gene encoding asparagine--tRNA ligase, whose protein sequence is MSTERQTKVLEVLKSAEVGNSLLVKGWVRTKRQNKNVAFIALNDGSTINNLQLVADPSLITEDVLKKVTTGACVAAQGEIVASQGSGQSVEMHVKSLEVLGEADPEKYPLQPKKHSLEFLREIAYLRPRTNTFGAVYRIRHAMIFAVHKFFNEKGFLNIHTPVITASDAEGAGETFRVTTLDMDNLPKTEDGAIDYKEDFFGKETNLTVSGQLEGELAAMALGQIYTFGPTFRAENSNTTRHLAEFWMIEPEMAFFDADDNADLAEEMLQYLVQYALDNCGDDLQFLHDREVEENKNKKETERPELYLLDRLKFVVDNKFERVTYTEAIDILRNSKPNKKKKFKYLIDAWGADLQSEHERYLVEKHFKKPVILSDYPKDIKAFYMRQNDDGKTVAAMDILFPGIGEIIGGSQREERLDKLEQRMDEMGVPKDELWWYLDTRKFGSAPHSGYGLGFERMILFVTGMTNIRDVIPFPRTPGNAEF
- the sdaAA gene encoding L-serine ammonia-lyase, iron-sulfur-dependent, subunit alpha codes for the protein MSFLFNDFKGWKALCEKEGALLYEPVLNYEIEQKGATAAAIWSGLASAYQVMKEAVETGLTEDMISHSGMIKNGAKKVAKNKTVVLSREFQTLIASALAAKEVNSCMGRVVAAPTAGASGILPGVLTTMQSIHQVDDKKIHEALLISAGIALILEQKASLAGAVGGCQAETGSAAAMASGSIVYCLGGSIDQVFNAVAITLQCMLGLVCDPVAGLVEVPCVVRNASAAAIANSSAQIALSDVDSVIPVDECAEAMGEVGQSMETRYKETAMGGLAATKTGQTISKRVLIQDIDMLDEE